A stretch of the Pseudalkalibacillus hwajinpoensis genome encodes the following:
- a CDS encoding dimethylarginine dimethylaminohydrolase family protein: protein MSEVAIKQNLQCNTEYTDLKKVLVVKPSFMKITEIINETQKHYERSNINIPKALKQHSEFVDVLKEHSVDVHELEANPELPEQVFTRDIGFTIGQELFVASMSEQVRQQETNTLKTWLKESSITYQEGLPLSMEGGDVVIDGSTVYVGESGRTSNLAIQELQKRLPDYQIEPLTLTDDILHLDCVFNIISEKVALVYPHAFTSEDLKKLNARFHLIYVSKEEQFYMGPNVLSIGQGKVVSLSQNKRLNRVLESKGFTVLPVDFSEIIKSGGSFRCCTLPLKRG, encoded by the coding sequence ATGAGCGAAGTAGCGATCAAACAAAACTTACAATGTAACACTGAATATACGGATCTAAAAAAGGTGTTGGTGGTAAAGCCCTCCTTTATGAAAATAACGGAAATTATAAATGAAACACAAAAGCATTATGAAAGAAGCAACATTAACATTCCTAAGGCACTAAAGCAGCACAGTGAATTTGTTGACGTTCTTAAAGAACATTCTGTTGATGTTCATGAATTAGAGGCTAATCCCGAGCTTCCTGAGCAAGTCTTTACGCGAGACATTGGGTTTACGATTGGTCAAGAGCTATTCGTCGCTTCAATGAGTGAACAAGTTCGTCAGCAAGAAACCAATACACTAAAAACATGGCTGAAGGAAAGCTCAATTACTTATCAAGAAGGATTGCCGCTCTCAATGGAAGGGGGCGATGTCGTTATTGATGGCTCGACCGTTTACGTTGGGGAAAGTGGACGAACGTCTAACTTAGCCATTCAAGAACTACAAAAGCGCCTACCTGATTATCAAATTGAACCATTAACGTTAACCGATGATATTCTTCATCTAGATTGTGTGTTCAACATCATTAGTGAAAAGGTTGCGCTCGTCTATCCGCACGCTTTTACTAGTGAGGATTTAAAGAAGTTAAATGCTCGTTTTCATTTGATTTACGTGTCAAAAGAAGAACAGTTTTATATGGGCCCAAATGTTCTTTCGATCGGTCAAGGTAAAGTCGTTAGCCTCTCGCAAAACAAACGTTTAAATCGAGTATTGGAGTCTAAAGGCTTTACCGTACTACCTGTAGACTTCTCTGAAATCATTAAATCAGGAGGTTCGTTTCGGTGCTGTACTCTTCCACTTAAACGAGGTTAA
- a CDS encoding YqcI/YcgG family protein encodes MLKTESRFLLTKEDIENRKDLPEWLLTEYKTFSELVTDPTFPCFFGRTAQLKGELRYSYIEHDDWANLPDAVESFLSLFREPTKIRHGLFIFVEPEREEKSIDYYRSYFWDILQYLHNQDRIPWPSEAPKDPEHFLWDFHFAGEPIFTFGNAPAYKQRKTRNLGNSLILGFQPRTIFQGLEGTEKGGIMSRDKVRARVEKWDNLPKHPDISHFGDPNHNEWKQSFIGDDIEPIVGKCPFLHKNS; translated from the coding sequence ATGCTAAAGACAGAAAGTCGCTTCTTGTTAACAAAGGAAGATATTGAGAATCGTAAAGATCTTCCTGAATGGCTGTTAACTGAATACAAGACGTTCAGTGAGTTAGTCACAGATCCAACATTTCCTTGTTTTTTCGGTAGAACAGCTCAACTTAAAGGGGAGCTGCGCTATTCCTACATTGAACACGATGATTGGGCCAACTTGCCTGACGCGGTGGAAAGCTTTCTTAGCTTATTTCGTGAACCTACGAAAATAAGACATGGATTATTTATTTTTGTAGAGCCGGAAAGGGAAGAAAAGTCGATTGACTACTATCGTTCTTACTTCTGGGACATTCTACAGTATCTACATAACCAGGATCGTATTCCATGGCCAAGTGAAGCACCAAAGGATCCAGAGCACTTTTTATGGGATTTTCACTTCGCGGGAGAGCCGATCTTTACTTTTGGAAACGCACCTGCCTATAAACAACGCAAAACGCGTAACCTTGGCAACAGCCTGATCTTAGGATTTCAGCCTAGAACGATTTTTCAAGGATTGGAAGGAACCGAAAAAGGCGGCATCATGTCGCGTGACAAAGTGCGTGCGCGTGTAGAGAAATGGGATAACCTTCCGAAGCATCCGGATATTAGCCACTTCGGAGATCCTAACCATAATGAATGGAAACAGTCGTTTATCGGGGATGACATAGAGCCAATCGTCGGAAAATGCCCTTTCCTTCATAAAAATAGTTAA
- a CDS encoding GNAT family protein, translating into MNSLKIPQLETERLILRKITEGDLQTIYQYGSNPNVSQHVSWETHQSIEDTKGFVRMILDGYRQKNKALWGMELKISGQLVGTIDFVNIESKHRKAEIGYVLAEDCWGKGYMTEAAKQIIAYGFNELDLERIQARCFVANEGSARVMEKAGMTFEGIMRKAMFAKGKFHDLKMYSILSDEWKATL; encoded by the coding sequence TTGAATTCTTTAAAAATACCACAGTTAGAAACGGAACGCTTGATTCTACGAAAAATCACCGAGGGTGATCTTCAAACTATTTATCAATACGGCTCCAATCCCAATGTATCACAGCATGTAAGCTGGGAAACGCACCAGTCTATAGAGGATACGAAAGGATTCGTTCGAATGATCCTTGACGGTTATCGTCAAAAAAACAAAGCACTATGGGGCATGGAGCTAAAAATTTCTGGTCAGCTTGTCGGTACGATCGATTTTGTAAACATTGAGAGTAAACATCGAAAAGCAGAAATAGGCTATGTACTTGCTGAAGATTGCTGGGGGAAAGGGTATATGACTGAAGCGGCTAAGCAAATCATAGCATATGGATTTAATGAATTAGATTTAGAGCGAATTCAGGCAAGATGTTTTGTCGCGAACGAAGGATCGGCTAGAGTGATGGAAAAGGCGGGCATGACGTTTGAAGGCATTATGAGAAAAGCGATGTTTGCGAAGGGGAAGTTTCATGACTTAAAGATGTATTCGATTCTTTCGGATGAATGGAAAGCTACGCTATAA
- a CDS encoding DUF4181 domain-containing protein has translation MNTFTIVCLVSLLAVYLWISEYYLKRNLGIKSKWSWMFAEGRYKISMIIDIVLVVAFISSFLSLNIDANSENKPVMMKISPVFALFFLQHLNQGIEERLRNFNDKAYYHQFLSSFMIGLSFLIFLIGHS, from the coding sequence TTGAATACTTTTACGATTGTATGCTTAGTTAGTTTACTAGCGGTTTATCTGTGGATTAGCGAGTATTATTTGAAAAGGAATTTAGGTATTAAAAGCAAATGGAGCTGGATGTTTGCGGAGGGTCGTTACAAGATTTCCATGATTATTGATATCGTTTTAGTCGTGGCATTTATTAGTAGTTTTTTAAGTCTTAATATCGATGCTAACAGTGAAAACAAGCCGGTTATGATGAAAATCAGTCCGGTTTTTGCATTGTTTTTCCTCCAACATTTGAATCAAGGGATCGAGGAACGACTGAGAAATTTTAATGATAAAGCTTATTATCATCAATTTCTAAGCTCTTTCATGATTGGACTTTCTTTTCTCATCTTTCTCATTGGACATTCATGA
- a CDS encoding S9 family peptidase: protein MIQFEKPDVEQFFRTFGIQTFAVSPDEEQLVFSTNLNGTYNLWALDLPHTFPYPLSFQNQSCQELIYDKSGAYVIAVMDKDGDENGQIYAVSAKGGQVKTLREAEGFSHHMPILSNDGKQLFYTSNKEDQTFMKSYAYNLETTLEETILHGEKAITLLMVKSPEESSFLYGRFFGNTYSLPYVKVGEEQILVTPDRSPEHTFAGAVYTSETEIYLLTNYREDFSYLAKFDLTTREFQKVVQLENEDFSDIQYCSKDHRLYLVSQKGVVDAFYEYDLRAGELEKIDAPVSIIEKVVIGGNGGVYLLGCSATIPFNIYQKSNQGWSRLTNYSVPGVAREEMVEPETITYPSYDGLQIEALLFQAREENDNGHTILWPHGGPQVAERASFRSLFQFLLHRGYSIFAPNFRGSSGYGLSFKRLVEGDWGYGPRLDNIHGLEWLIEQGYADREKIMLMGGSYGGYMALLLHGRYPDYFKAVVDIFGPSHLFSFVDSVPEHWKPATKQLIGDPVKDKAKLTEDSPHTYVEKMTKPMLVIQGGQDPRVVKEESDLIVKALKVRGRDVDYLVLEDEGHGFSKKENEMVVYRKVLAFLDQYS from the coding sequence ATGATTCAATTTGAAAAACCGGATGTTGAACAATTCTTTCGAACGTTTGGAATTCAGACATTTGCCGTTAGTCCAGACGAAGAACAGTTGGTGTTCAGTACGAATTTAAATGGAACGTACAATTTGTGGGCTTTGGATCTTCCACACACGTTTCCTTATCCTTTGTCATTTCAGAATCAAAGCTGTCAGGAACTCATTTATGACAAAAGTGGGGCGTATGTTATCGCCGTTATGGATAAAGATGGCGATGAGAATGGACAGATTTATGCTGTTTCCGCTAAAGGCGGACAGGTGAAAACGCTAAGAGAAGCAGAAGGCTTTAGTCATCACATGCCAATCCTATCAAATGATGGGAAGCAGTTATTTTATACTTCGAATAAAGAAGATCAAACGTTCATGAAAAGCTATGCTTACAACCTTGAAACAACTCTGGAGGAGACGATTCTCCATGGAGAAAAAGCGATTACGTTATTGATGGTCAAAAGTCCTGAGGAAAGCAGTTTTCTTTATGGAAGATTCTTTGGAAATACCTATTCACTTCCTTACGTGAAGGTTGGAGAGGAACAGATCTTAGTAACACCTGATCGAAGCCCAGAGCATACATTTGCTGGGGCTGTGTACACTTCGGAAACGGAAATATACCTGCTCACGAACTATCGAGAGGACTTTTCATATCTTGCGAAGTTCGATCTTACAACGAGAGAATTCCAAAAGGTCGTACAGCTTGAAAATGAAGATTTCTCGGATATCCAGTACTGTAGTAAGGATCATCGTCTTTACCTCGTTAGTCAAAAAGGTGTAGTAGATGCTTTCTATGAATATGATCTTCGTGCTGGTGAACTTGAAAAGATTGATGCCCCTGTGAGCATCATCGAAAAAGTGGTTATTGGCGGAAATGGTGGCGTTTATCTTTTAGGGTGTTCGGCAACAATTCCCTTCAATATTTATCAAAAGTCGAATCAGGGCTGGTCACGGTTAACAAACTATAGCGTTCCAGGCGTAGCTAGGGAAGAAATGGTTGAGCCTGAAACGATTACTTATCCTTCTTACGATGGTCTTCAAATAGAAGCTTTGCTTTTCCAGGCAAGGGAAGAAAACGACAATGGACATACGATACTGTGGCCGCATGGAGGTCCACAAGTTGCTGAACGGGCTTCGTTTCGTTCACTCTTTCAATTTTTGCTACATCGTGGCTATAGTATTTTTGCTCCAAACTTTAGAGGCTCATCAGGTTATGGCCTTTCTTTTAAAAGATTAGTAGAAGGCGATTGGGGGTATGGTCCACGCCTCGATAACATTCATGGACTAGAGTGGTTGATTGAGCAAGGCTATGCTGATCGAGAGAAAATCATGCTGATGGGCGGTAGCTATGGAGGGTATATGGCGCTTCTTCTTCATGGCAGGTATCCAGACTATTTTAAAGCGGTAGTGGATATCTTTGGTCCAAGTCATTTATTTAGTTTTGTCGATTCGGTGCCTGAGCATTGGAAGCCTGCGACGAAGCAACTTATTGGAGATCCAGTGAAGGACAAAGCGAAATTAACAGAGGACTCCCCGCACACCTATGTAGAGAAGATGACAAAACCAATGCTGGTGATTCAGGGCGGACAGGATCCTCGCGTGGTGAAAGAAGAATCTGATCTAATTGTAAAAGCTCTGAAAGTAAGAGGAAGAGATGTTGATTATCTTGTGTTAGAAGATGAAGGGCATGGCTTTTCCAAGAAAGAAAACGAAATGGTTGTCTATCGAAAAGTGCTCGCTTTTCTGGATCAATATAGTTGA